One genomic region from Conexibacter woesei Iso977N encodes:
- a CDS encoding MFS transporter — protein sequence MPTTQGSKYLVLTAMIFAVAMMFIDQTIVAIAVPAIDRDLDLTGTGAQWIINGYLLALAALFALGGKLSDVVGHRTMVLIGIAGFAIASALCGAAPSSGAGEAWLIAFRIVQGAFGAILFPSALAIAAATFDVAERGKALALFFGITGALTSVGPLAGGFLIDWTWRAIFWINIPVALIALALTLRARPAEDKRVVPVDTRGAILVSAGMGLAVLGLQQASVWGWGSVATIACLVVGAAVLAGFILYELRTPDPLIEMRIFADRGFAADNVVLFLLCVCFVPLFFFASVYAQAVLHDDAGETGLYLLVFFLGFAGASQIGGRILDRHGARPAVIAGCAISAVAFRWWASRLGSSLSDEWPAIVVTGAGLGLVLSPVSTDALNRAPRGSYGEVTGVTQTVRYFASSLGLAVLGTVFLNRTPAHGVTEATATVYRAMGGVMAVALVVALVLMKGGRVTDAPPPAPAERAPASP from the coding sequence ATGCCCACCACGCAAGGCTCCAAGTACCTGGTCTTGACCGCGATGATCTTCGCGGTCGCGATGATGTTCATCGACCAGACGATCGTCGCGATCGCGGTCCCGGCGATCGACAGGGACCTGGACCTCACCGGGACCGGCGCGCAGTGGATCATCAACGGCTACCTGCTCGCGCTCGCGGCGCTGTTCGCGCTCGGCGGCAAGCTCAGCGACGTCGTCGGCCACCGCACGATGGTGTTGATCGGGATCGCCGGCTTCGCGATCGCTTCCGCGTTGTGCGGCGCGGCGCCGAGCAGCGGCGCGGGCGAGGCGTGGCTGATCGCGTTCCGGATCGTCCAGGGCGCGTTCGGCGCGATCCTGTTCCCGAGCGCGCTGGCGATCGCCGCCGCGACGTTCGACGTGGCCGAGCGCGGCAAGGCGCTGGCGCTGTTCTTCGGGATCACCGGCGCGCTGACGTCGGTCGGCCCGCTGGCCGGCGGCTTCCTGATCGACTGGACGTGGCGCGCGATCTTCTGGATCAACATCCCGGTCGCGCTGATCGCGCTCGCGCTGACGCTGCGCGCGAGGCCCGCCGAGGACAAGCGCGTGGTGCCGGTCGACACGCGCGGCGCGATCCTCGTCAGCGCCGGGATGGGCCTCGCCGTCCTTGGCCTACAACAAGCTTCGGTGTGGGGCTGGGGCAGCGTCGCGACGATCGCCTGCCTGGTCGTGGGCGCGGCCGTCCTGGCGGGGTTCATCCTGTATGAGCTCCGCACGCCGGACCCGCTGATCGAGATGCGGATCTTCGCCGACCGCGGGTTCGCCGCCGACAACGTGGTGCTGTTCCTGCTCTGTGTCTGCTTCGTCCCGCTGTTCTTCTTCGCCTCGGTCTACGCGCAGGCGGTCCTGCACGACGACGCCGGCGAGACCGGCCTGTACCTGTTGGTGTTCTTCCTCGGCTTCGCGGGCGCGTCGCAGATCGGCGGCCGGATCCTCGACCGCCACGGCGCGCGGCCGGCGGTGATCGCGGGCTGCGCGATATCGGCCGTGGCCTTCCGGTGGTGGGCGAGCAGGTTGGGGTCCTCGCTGAGCGACGAGTGGCCTGCGATCGTCGTGACCGGCGCGGGCCTCGGGCTCGTGCTCTCGCCGGTCTCGACCGACGCGCTCAACCGCGCGCCGCGCGGCTCCTACGGCGAGGTCACCGGCGTGACGCAGACCGTCCGCTACTTCGCGTCGTCGCTGGGGCTCGCCGTGCTCGGGACGGTCTTCCTGAACCGGACGCCCGCCCACGGCGTGACCGAGGCGACCGCGACCGTCTACCGCGCGATGGGTGGCGTGATGGCCGTGGCGCTGGTCGTCGCGCTCGTGCTCATGAAGGGCGGGCGGGTGACGGACGCACCTCCGCCAGCGCCGGCGGAGCGGGCTCCGGCGTCGCCGTAG